In Deinococcus psychrotolerans, the genomic window TGTTGGACCCACGGCTGTTGAACTCGTGATAGCTGAACTCGTAGCCAGGGGGCTTGCAGAACCTGAATGGCCCACAGCAGGACTCGCCTTCACCGGACTGGGCAGCTTGACCACAGGTTTGACTTTCTCTGGCGCGGCCTTGGGTGGGCTGACTGGCGGTGGGCTGGTTGGCGCGGAAACCGCTTTGAGCGCGGTGGGATTGATACTGATTTTTGCCCCACTGGGTTTTGCCACATCAGGTTTTGATGTGCTGGGTTTCGGCACACTTGGCTTTGGACTGAGCGGCACCTTGGCGGCCTGCACCACTTTGGGCGTTACCAGAGTCGGAGCCAAGTTGAAGCCGAATTGCGGCACTGGCAACGGCACTTCTCTGGCGGCCTGCACCACCCGCACATCCAGCTGCTCGGCATTGCCCGCCAGCGGCACGCCCAGCGCCCGCAGCACGTCTAGGCCCACGTGGAGGCTGCCGCCTGAGCCGTAGCGCTCCGGGGCGGGCAACGGCGCAGTCAGGGCAAAGCCGGACGCTGCCCAGCCTCCCTGCGGCGTGTAGCGCAAACTGCGCGGGCCGTAGCTGAGCCACACATCCTGCGGCTTGTTGCGGGTTTGCAGGCCCAACTGCGGCAAAAACCAAATCGGCAGGCCTTCTTTCGAGCCTGCGAGCAGCTTGGTTTCGATCACCGGACTGGTCGGCACGCCGCTGATGACCACCGGACGGGCGGCGGCCAGCGTCAGCGGGGCCATAAAGACCAGCGCAGCGAGGCGCACACTGAGCAAAGACAGGCCGGGGCGGCGGGCGGCAGTGGGCAAGCGGTTCACGCTGGGCAGTGTAGCGGCTGGCCCAAGGAAGGTGATGAACGGCGCTGGCCGCAGATGAGGGCCGCCGAACTCGGCACTCCGCTTAAGGCAAGGAGTTCTGTGCGCCGCTTGTAAGAACGCCCCACTTATACTGCGCCTTGATGATTGAGCCTTCCCTCGCACTCTACGGTGAACCCTTTGATCAGGTCGAGACGCAAATCGAAGACCTGCTCGTGGCGACAGGCGTGCGCTACTGCCTTCTGGTCGACCGCAAGGGTTTCGTGCTGTCTCACAAAGAAGCGCTGTGGGCACCTAGGCCCCCCGCCCTCGACTCGGTGGCGACTTTGGTGGCCTCCAACGCCGCCGCGACTGCCGCGCTGGCCAACATGCTCGGTGAGCGCACCTTCAGCGAGCAAATTCACCAAGGTGAACAAGGCGCGATTTATGTAGAGTCGGTGGGCGACGTGGCCCTCCTGACCCTCATCTTCGACAGCAGCGTGCCGCTCGGGCGCGTCAAGTTGCACGCCAAAAAAGCCATCTTGGCCCTCAACGAGGTGATGAAAAACCTCAAAGAAGCGCCGCCCATCAAATTCGACGCCGACTTCGGCAGCAGCGCCACCGCCCTCCTCGATGACCTACTGGGCTA contains:
- a CDS encoding roadblock/LC7 domain-containing protein, which translates into the protein MIEPSLALYGEPFDQVETQIEDLLVATGVRYCLLVDRKGFVLSHKEALWAPRPPALDSVATLVASNAAATAALANMLGERTFSEQIHQGEQGAIYVESVGDVALLTLIFDSSVPLGRVKLHAKKAILALNEVMKNLKEAPPIKFDADFGSSATALLDDLLG